The proteins below are encoded in one region of Reichenbachiella sp. 5M10:
- the pyrH gene encoding UMP kinase produces the protein MKYKRILLKLSGEALMGDKQYGIDASRLEQYVEDIQKIQETGVEIAIVIGGGNIFRGVQAESSGIDRVQGDYMGMLATVINAMALQSALEKAGMYTRLMSGIKIEEVCEPFIKRRAVRHLEKGRIVIFGAGIGNPYFTTDSTASLRAIEVEADVVLKGTRVDGVYTADPEKDPSATRYTEISFQEVYEKGLNVMDMTAFTLCQENKLPIIVFDMNKEGNLFDIVQGKDVGTLIS, from the coding sequence ATGAAGTATAAAAGAATATTATTGAAGCTAAGTGGAGAGGCCCTGATGGGTGATAAACAGTACGGGATAGATGCTTCAAGATTGGAACAATATGTCGAGGACATCCAAAAAATCCAAGAAACTGGAGTAGAGATTGCTATTGTGATCGGGGGCGGCAACATCTTTAGAGGTGTGCAAGCTGAGAGTTCTGGGATCGATCGGGTACAAGGGGACTACATGGGGATGTTGGCCACTGTCATCAATGCAATGGCGTTGCAATCTGCTTTAGAGAAAGCAGGTATGTATACACGACTCATGTCTGGTATCAAGATCGAAGAGGTGTGCGAGCCGTTCATCAAGCGAAGAGCTGTGCGACATCTAGAGAAGGGGCGGATTGTGATTTTCGGTGCAGGAATCGGAAACCCATATTTTACTACTGACTCTACGGCTAGTTTGAGAGCTATCGAAGTAGAAGCAGACGTAGTACTCAAAGGTACACGCGTAGATGGTGTGTATACTGCTGATCCCGAAAAAGATCCCTCTGCTACACGGTATACTGAAATTTCGTTTCAAGAAGTGTACGAAAAGGGACTCAATGTGATGGATATGACTGCATTCACTTTGTGTCAAGAAAACAAACTGCCAATTATTGTGTTTGACATGAACAAAGAAGGTAATTTGTTTGATATCGTGCAAGGCAAAGACGTGGGGACTTTGATTTCCTAA
- a CDS encoding Lrp/AsnC ligand binding domain-containing protein, with translation MAKNYEIDEVDLKILSHLMIDAKTPYTEIAKKVYVSGGTVHVRMKKLEEMGVVKGTTLQLDYSKLGFDVTCFLGIYLQKSSLYDSVVEKLQGIPEVVRIHYTTGNYNIFIKIHCRDTNHLREVLHDKIQKVDGIDRTETFISLDESMSRPIQLG, from the coding sequence ATGGCGAAAAATTATGAAATTGATGAAGTGGATTTGAAAATCTTGTCTCATCTGATGATTGACGCTAAAACTCCATATACGGAGATAGCTAAAAAGGTGTACGTCTCTGGAGGTACAGTCCATGTCCGAATGAAAAAACTCGAGGAGATGGGAGTGGTCAAAGGTACAACACTTCAGTTGGATTACTCTAAACTAGGGTTCGATGTGACTTGTTTTTTGGGGATTTATTTGCAAAAGAGCTCTTTGTATGACTCGGTGGTCGAGAAACTGCAGGGGATTCCTGAGGTCGTACGGATACATTACACGACGGGCAATTACAATATATTCATTAAGATTCATTGTAGAGATACTAATCACCTCAGAGAAGTACTTCATGATAAGATCCAGAAAGTAGACGGTATAGATAGGACAGAAACTTTCATCTCTTTGGATGAGAGTATGAGCCGCCCGATTCAGTTGGGATAG
- a CDS encoding AMP-binding protein: MTMKNAPWFKQYPKGIPHEIDADIYSSLVDLLDTGFKKYANRPAMENMGKAMTYAELEEQTNHMASYFQNQTNLRKGDRIALQMPNLLQYPVVMFAALKCGLTVVNINPLYTAAEMKHQINDAGARAIVILENFAFNLESILPETKIDLVITTQIGDLFGGLKKILTNFVVKRIKKMVPSFHLPKAVKFNTAMKLGASTPFSPVAIDGEDLAFLQYTGGTTGVSKGAMLTHRNLVANLEQVSGWLEVCLEHGKEIVITPLPLYHIFALTSNCFTMFKFGAHNVLITNPRDLDTFTKEVSKHQFTIMTGVNTLFNSLVNHEGFQKLDFSKLKVALGGGMAVQKSVAEKWMQVTGSPLTEGYGLTETSPVLTVNPMDGSHRSGTIGVPMPSTDIKLVNEKGEEVGFNEPGELYARGPQIMKGYWNQPEETANVMEGEWFKTGDIATLDEDGFLKIVDRKKEMILVSGFNVYPNEVEEAIAAHPKVLEVGAIGVPNSRSTEVVKVFIVKKDDSLTEEEIQEFARQTLTAYKCPRHIEFCTELPKSNVGKILRRVLKENDAKNNSYD; encoded by the coding sequence ATGACTATGAAAAATGCGCCTTGGTTCAAACAGTATCCTAAAGGAATCCCTCACGAAATAGATGCCGACATCTATTCGTCTCTCGTCGATCTACTCGACACTGGCTTCAAAAAATATGCAAATCGTCCGGCCATGGAAAATATGGGCAAAGCAATGACCTACGCAGAGCTCGAAGAACAAACCAACCACATGGCAAGCTATTTCCAAAACCAGACCAATCTTCGAAAAGGAGACCGGATAGCTCTCCAAATGCCCAACCTGCTCCAATACCCTGTGGTCATGTTTGCGGCACTTAAATGCGGCTTGACAGTTGTCAACATCAACCCGCTATATACAGCCGCCGAAATGAAACATCAAATCAATGATGCAGGAGCTAGAGCCATTGTCATCTTAGAAAACTTTGCCTTCAATCTTGAATCCATCTTGCCTGAGACCAAAATAGATCTTGTCATCACGACACAGATAGGTGACTTATTTGGAGGACTAAAAAAAATCCTCACCAATTTCGTAGTGAAGCGAATTAAAAAAATGGTTCCTAGTTTCCATTTACCAAAAGCGGTAAAATTCAACACAGCCATGAAACTGGGAGCATCTACCCCTTTCTCTCCAGTCGCAATAGACGGAGAGGACCTTGCGTTTCTTCAATATACAGGAGGCACAACAGGCGTATCCAAAGGTGCTATGCTCACACACCGCAACCTAGTCGCTAACCTTGAGCAAGTCAGTGGCTGGCTAGAAGTCTGTCTCGAGCATGGCAAAGAAATCGTCATCACTCCCTTGCCACTTTACCACATATTCGCTCTTACAAGCAATTGCTTCACGATGTTCAAGTTCGGAGCACACAACGTCTTGATCACCAACCCTCGTGATCTAGATACCTTCACCAAAGAGGTAAGCAAACACCAATTCACCATAATGACTGGAGTCAATACCTTATTCAACAGTCTTGTCAACCACGAAGGTTTTCAAAAACTCGACTTCAGCAAACTCAAAGTAGCACTCGGTGGAGGCATGGCTGTCCAAAAATCTGTCGCTGAAAAATGGATGCAAGTCACTGGATCACCACTGACCGAAGGATATGGGCTCACAGAAACCTCTCCCGTACTCACTGTCAATCCTATGGATGGTAGTCATAGATCAGGAACAATCGGTGTCCCAATGCCTAGTACCGACATCAAACTGGTCAACGAAAAAGGTGAAGAGGTAGGATTCAACGAACCTGGCGAACTCTATGCTCGTGGGCCGCAAATAATGAAAGGCTACTGGAATCAACCCGAAGAGACGGCCAATGTCATGGAAGGAGAATGGTTCAAGACAGGAGATATAGCCACTTTGGATGAAGACGGTTTCCTCAAAATCGTCGACCGAAAAAAGGAAATGATATTGGTATCTGGCTTCAATGTCTATCCCAACGAAGTAGAAGAAGCCATCGCAGCACACCCCAAAGTCCTTGAAGTAGGAGCGATAGGAGTGCCTAACTCACGATCTACTGAAGTAGTCAAGGTATTCATCGTCAAAAAAGATGATTCGCTCACCGAAGAAGAAATACAGGAGTTTGCTCGGCAAACACTCACCGCCTACAAATGTCCCCGACACATCGAATTCTGCACAGAGCTACCCAAATCCAACGTAGGAAAAATACTCCGCAGAGTACTCAAAGAGAATGACGCCAAAAACAATAGCTACGATTAA
- a CDS encoding DUF3078 domain-containing protein — protein sequence MKKLILIVLVLGPLFSMAQSDTTYWNKGGSVGINANQASLTNWSAGGVNSYAGGAYFYQFFDYKKESIVWTSTIDMGFGFIKEAQADAQKADDRLVLTSQVGKKIGSSEKWYYSGMLDFRTQFAYGYDADAPDDSDYISKFMAPGYLLASVGVDYRPTDYFHVAIGPLASKMTFVMDQRLADLGSFGVEGATLDTNGNLVEGTGNQFRGEFGATLTASFNKEIFKNTTFVSNLILFTNYLDNPEKIDVNWENILTLKVNDFLSAMVYLQTIYDYDIKFYDLDANGEQILSTETDKWQFKSIIGIGLGYTFGGTRG from the coding sequence ATGAAAAAATTAATACTCATAGTATTGGTTTTGGGCCCACTATTTTCAATGGCTCAATCAGACACTACATATTGGAACAAAGGAGGAAGCGTCGGAATCAATGCCAACCAAGCTTCATTGACCAACTGGTCTGCAGGAGGTGTCAATTCTTATGCAGGTGGTGCTTACTTTTATCAGTTCTTTGACTATAAAAAAGAATCCATCGTATGGACTAGTACCATCGACATGGGGTTTGGATTCATCAAAGAGGCTCAAGCTGACGCCCAAAAAGCGGACGACAGACTCGTGCTAACATCTCAAGTCGGAAAAAAAATTGGCAGTAGTGAAAAGTGGTACTACAGCGGCATGCTTGACTTCAGAACTCAATTTGCATATGGGTACGACGCGGATGCTCCAGATGATAGCGACTACATTTCCAAATTTATGGCACCAGGATATCTACTCGCTTCGGTAGGAGTAGATTATAGGCCAACCGATTACTTTCATGTCGCCATAGGCCCTTTGGCAAGCAAGATGACATTTGTCATGGATCAAAGACTTGCTGACCTTGGCAGTTTTGGTGTAGAAGGTGCGACTTTGGACACCAACGGCAACCTTGTCGAAGGTACTGGCAATCAATTCAGAGGGGAGTTTGGGGCAACACTTACAGCCTCATTCAACAAAGAGATCTTCAAAAACACCACCTTTGTTTCCAACTTGATCTTGTTCACCAATTACCTAGACAACCCCGAAAAAATTGACGTCAACTGGGAAAACATCCTTACCCTGAAAGTCAACGACTTCTTGTCGGCTATGGTTTACTTACAAACTATCTACGATTACGACATCAAATTTTACGACCTAGATGCCAATGGCGAACAGATCCTATCTACGGAGACCGACAAATGGCAATTTAAAAGTATCATAGGTATCGGTTTAGGATACACCTTTGGAGGAACTAGAGGATAA
- a CDS encoding diacylglycerol kinase family protein, which yields MSTKKKILFIANPISGSGHKIDFHNAISQNLDTSRFDWSLYYTTARGDATRRAQEASNGTYHAVIAIGGDGTINEVAQGLVYTDTCMGIIPNGSGNGLSKHLRISNDIPAAITQLNHATPQLIDTGWFNDQLFLNVAGIGFDAQVAHAFDTFGKRGLFSYILLSIKEFGQFSPSTCKIKVDGKKLKAKAFILTIANGSQYGNNAYIAPKAQVTDGYLDLVVIEPLRFWQWITFPIQLFGKSLDTTSRYRFAKGKKITIKSKYTKAQLDGEPIQAADKNHIEIKPKSLKMLIP from the coding sequence ATGTCCACAAAAAAGAAAATCCTCTTCATCGCCAACCCCATTTCAGGGTCGGGTCACAAAATCGATTTCCACAACGCTATCTCTCAAAACCTCGACACGAGTCGATTCGACTGGTCACTCTACTATACCACCGCTCGTGGAGATGCCACTCGCCGTGCTCAAGAGGCTTCTAACGGAACCTATCATGCCGTCATCGCTATAGGTGGAGACGGCACGATCAACGAAGTAGCCCAAGGACTCGTCTACACGGACACCTGTATGGGTATCATCCCCAATGGCTCAGGAAATGGCCTATCCAAACATCTCCGAATCTCCAACGACATCCCAGCAGCCATCACTCAGCTCAACCATGCCACGCCTCAACTCATCGATACTGGCTGGTTCAACGACCAACTCTTCCTCAATGTCGCTGGCATTGGGTTTGATGCACAAGTCGCACACGCCTTCGATACCTTCGGCAAACGAGGTCTGTTTTCCTACATTCTCCTCTCCATCAAAGAGTTTGGCCAATTTTCTCCAAGCACATGTAAAATAAAGGTCGATGGCAAAAAACTGAAAGCAAAAGCCTTCATCCTGACCATAGCCAACGGTAGCCAGTATGGCAACAATGCTTACATCGCCCCAAAAGCGCAAGTTACTGACGGATACCTTGACCTAGTCGTCATTGAGCCTCTCCGGTTTTGGCAATGGATCACCTTCCCTATCCAGCTTTTTGGCAAATCCTTAGACACGACCTCTCGCTATCGCTTTGCCAAAGGAAAAAAAATCACCATCAAATCGAAATACACCAAAGCTCAACTAGACGGAGAGCCCATTCAAGCGGCTGACAAAAACCACATAGAAATAAAACCAAAATCACTAAAGATGCTTATTCCTTAA
- a CDS encoding YqaA family protein — translation MNDSNNKYRYLVSNLTKGLLWLAVILILFLTVKWYFEDWYIGLMQELSDKPLLIFATFICSEVFFGIVPPELFMIWALNQGGLQHYIFFTTILAIISYVAGMLGYFIGRQFSHFKLYEQFKKRMGEKLEPNVQRFGGFMIFIAAVTPIPYSAICMLAGAAHYHWGRFVLIGISRLLRFAVYAYIIWHVDKI, via the coding sequence ATGAACGACTCCAACAATAAATACCGCTATCTCGTCTCCAACCTCACCAAGGGATTGCTATGGTTGGCGGTCATTCTCATCCTGTTTTTGACTGTCAAGTGGTACTTTGAAGACTGGTATATCGGGCTCATGCAAGAACTGTCCGACAAACCTCTGTTGATCTTCGCTACATTCATCTGCTCAGAAGTATTTTTCGGAATCGTCCCTCCTGAGCTTTTTATGATCTGGGCTCTCAATCAAGGTGGGCTCCAACATTATATCTTCTTCACCACGATCCTCGCGATCATTTCCTATGTCGCAGGTATGCTTGGGTACTTTATTGGGAGGCAGTTTAGTCATTTCAAGCTTTACGAACAGTTCAAAAAACGAATGGGAGAAAAACTAGAACCCAATGTTCAGCGCTTCGGAGGCTTCATGATCTTCATTGCGGCAGTCACCCCCATCCCCTACTCTGCCATATGCATGCTCGCTGGAGCCGCTCATTACCACTGGGGCAGATTTGTACTCATCGGCATCTCGCGCTTGCTCAGATTCGCAGTATACGCCTATATTATCTGGCACGTGGACAAGATTTAA
- the typA gene encoding translational GTPase TypA, translating into MTEIRNVAIIAHVDHGKTTLVDKIIYAAQANDAKRSQDNNDLILDSNDLEKERGITILSKNVSVNYKGTKINIIDTPGHADFGGEVERVLSMADGVILLVDAFEGAMPQTRFVLSKALAIGLTPIVVVNKVDKENCRPDEVHEEVFDLMFNLEATEEQLDFQTLYGSSKNGWMSHDWKNETDNLEPLLDTIIKVIPAPEQREGVLRMKITSLDFSSFTGRIAIGRIHQGSIAVGQSLGLTKSDGTVKRVRIKELHVFEGLGKRSVESVQCGDLCAVTGIDDFEIGDTITDFDNPEPMERVGVDEPTMNMLFTINNSPFFGKEGKFVTSRHLRDRLMKETEKNLALRVHSTDSEDKFLVYGRGVLHLSVLIETMRREGYELQVGQPQVIFKEIDGVKCEPIEHLVIDVPEETSGKAIELVTKRKGELTIMEPKGDVQHLEFNIPARGLIGLRNQVLTATAGEAIMTHRFSSYEPYKGDIAGRQNGSLVSMEMGAGTAYSIDKLQDRGIFFVDPGEELYIGQVIGEHSRANDLAVNIQKGKKLTNMRTSGTDNNAKIIPAKKFSLEEALEYINEDEYVEVTPASLRMRKINFKA; encoded by the coding sequence ATGACTGAGATAAGGAATGTAGCAATTATTGCACACGTTGACCATGGCAAAACTACATTGGTTGATAAAATCATCTATGCTGCGCAAGCAAACGATGCAAAAAGATCACAGGACAACAACGACTTGATCCTGGACTCCAATGATCTTGAAAAAGAGCGTGGTATCACCATCCTCTCCAAAAACGTATCTGTAAACTACAAAGGAACGAAAATCAACATCATCGATACTCCTGGTCACGCCGATTTCGGAGGTGAAGTAGAGCGTGTATTGAGTATGGCAGATGGAGTAATCCTATTGGTAGATGCGTTTGAAGGCGCCATGCCTCAAACTAGATTTGTATTGAGCAAAGCATTGGCCATCGGTTTGACTCCTATCGTAGTAGTCAACAAAGTAGACAAAGAAAACTGTCGTCCAGACGAGGTACACGAGGAAGTATTCGACTTGATGTTCAACCTTGAAGCAACAGAAGAGCAACTGGACTTTCAAACCCTCTACGGGTCCTCTAAAAATGGCTGGATGAGCCATGATTGGAAAAACGAAACAGACAACCTAGAGCCACTACTCGATACGATCATCAAAGTGATCCCTGCTCCCGAGCAAAGAGAAGGTGTATTGAGAATGAAAATCACTTCATTGGACTTCTCATCATTCACAGGACGTATCGCCATCGGTAGAATCCACCAAGGGTCTATCGCAGTAGGTCAAAGCTTGGGCTTGACCAAAAGTGACGGAACAGTAAAAAGGGTCAGAATCAAAGAATTGCACGTATTCGAAGGGTTAGGCAAACGAAGTGTAGAATCTGTACAATGCGGAGACCTTTGTGCTGTGACAGGAATCGACGATTTCGAAATCGGTGACACCATCACTGACTTTGACAACCCAGAGCCAATGGAAAGAGTAGGTGTAGATGAACCTACGATGAACATGCTCTTCACCATCAACAACTCTCCATTCTTTGGAAAAGAAGGTAAATTCGTCACCTCTCGTCACTTGAGAGATCGTCTGATGAAAGAAACCGAAAAGAATTTGGCACTGAGAGTACATTCTACAGACAGTGAAGACAAGTTTTTGGTCTATGGACGTGGTGTACTGCACTTGTCTGTATTGATCGAGACGATGAGAAGAGAAGGCTATGAGCTACAAGTAGGTCAGCCACAGGTGATATTCAAAGAAATCGATGGTGTCAAATGTGAACCTATCGAGCACTTGGTCATCGATGTACCAGAAGAAACTTCAGGTAAAGCAATCGAGCTTGTCACCAAAAGAAAAGGTGAGCTGACTATCATGGAACCAAAAGGTGACGTACAACATTTGGAGTTCAACATTCCTGCACGTGGATTGATCGGCTTGAGAAATCAGGTTTTGACAGCTACAGCGGGTGAGGCCATCATGACACACAGGTTCAGCTCATACGAACCCTACAAAGGAGACATTGCAGGTAGACAAAATGGCTCTTTGGTATCAATGGAGATGGGTGCGGGCACCGCCTACTCTATCGACAAGCTACAAGACAGAGGTATCTTCTTCGTAGATCCAGGAGAGGAACTATACATCGGTCAGGTCATCGGTGAACACTCTAGAGCCAATGATCTAGCAGTCAATATCCAAAAAGGTAAAAAACTCACCAACATGAGAACCTCGGGTACGGACAACAATGCCAAGATTATCCCTGCCAAAAAATTCTCTCTGGAAGAAGCACTGGAATACATCAATGAGGATGAATACGTAGAGGTAACTCCTGCGTCGCTCCGTATGAGAAAAATAAACTTCAAGGCCTAA
- a CDS encoding transporter substrate-binding domain-containing protein yields the protein MKTIKTYILVAIVLLASSSLFAQERLTKIVESGELRVGISGTQPPFSMKAKNDELIGFDVDLANLLATSMELELVLVELPFADLLPSLAEGKIDLVISGMTITPARNLKTAFVGPYLISGKSILTKSKVLANVTNPQDINTNRKVVTLKGSTSQKFAEKHLTDVDLELVDNYDIAIDKIRNDESEIMIADYPTCAYAMLKFPNDELVILNRPMTIEPIGIALPNDDALFVNLVDNYIESLDAAGVLEMMEQKWFENPYWLMQLK from the coding sequence ATGAAGACAATCAAGACATACATTCTTGTAGCTATTGTTCTATTAGCTTCTAGTTCGCTATTTGCTCAAGAAAGACTAACCAAAATCGTAGAAAGTGGTGAATTGCGTGTGGGCATTTCTGGCACACAGCCTCCCTTCTCCATGAAAGCCAAAAACGACGAACTCATCGGGTTTGACGTAGACTTGGCCAACTTATTGGCTACTTCGATGGAACTCGAACTCGTATTGGTAGAGCTGCCTTTCGCAGACCTACTCCCGAGTCTAGCTGAAGGCAAGATTGACTTGGTCATCTCGGGCATGACTATCACTCCTGCACGTAACCTCAAGACAGCCTTCGTAGGCCCATACTTGATCTCTGGTAAATCTATCTTGACTAAGTCAAAAGTATTGGCCAACGTGACCAATCCTCAAGACATCAACACAAACAGAAAAGTCGTGACGCTCAAAGGCTCAACTAGCCAAAAGTTTGCTGAAAAGCACTTGACAGACGTGGATCTAGAGCTCGTAGACAACTACGATATCGCGATTGACAAAATCAGAAACGACGAATCTGAAATCATGATTGCGGATTACCCGACGTGTGCTTATGCCATGTTGAAATTCCCAAATGACGAACTGGTCATACTCAACCGACCAATGACCATTGAGCCAATTGGTATTGCGCTACCTAATGACGATGCATTGTTCGTCAACCTGGTAGACAACTATATCGAGTCTCTCGATGCTGCTGGCGTTCTAGAGATGATGGAGCAAAAGTGGTTCGAAAACCCATACTGGTTGATGCAGTTGAAATAA
- the recQ gene encoding DNA helicase RecQ — protein MPSVLDKAQSILKETYGYNAFRPLQGEVIEHAMEGKDALVIMPTGGGKSMCFQIPALAQDGVCLVISPLISLMRDQVEALKQNGVTSAYLNSSLTAKEQNEIEEKFLSGGIKLLYVSPEKLLTRDFFNVLRSVTLNLIAVDEAHCISQWGHDFRPEYTKLDFLKKQFPTVPIMALTATADKSTRADIANQLGIAQAKTFLASFDRPNLDLTVRAAQGRLESIIGMINRAPDESGIIYCLSRKSCEKVAEKLQAKGIDADFYHAGMPADVRNKTQERFIRDDLKVVCATIAFGMGIDKSNVRWVIHYNLPKNLESYYQEIGRAGRDGLDSKTLLFFSYGDVVQLKQFMEGSPQKALLEAKLQRMQQFAEATTCRRRVLLSYFGEQLEHDCGNCDVCRNPPTFMDGTILAQKALSASARTQEKVGIGLLIDILRASGRQEIYQLGYQNIKTYGAGKEHSYFDWQHFIGQFLNLGLFEIAFDNHNILRITELGKRALRGEVPVQITKPESLSERSERLTPAKPKKSTQHSNELFDRLRSLRKKIAEEQQVPAYVVFNDATLEDMAAKRPSNEDEMLEISGVGQQKVNQYGDRFVREIIAFVKEKAEQGEKIKGATHLITFELLKEGLSPEEIAEKRKLNIVTIYSHLATLYEQGRDISIRDYLSDEEEVRITKGIEETGETEKLKPLFDHFKEEIPYYKLRLAIAVYKKRP, from the coding sequence ATGCCTTCTGTATTAGACAAAGCCCAATCCATCCTCAAAGAAACCTATGGCTACAACGCCTTTCGCCCCCTCCAAGGTGAAGTAATCGAGCATGCCATGGAGGGCAAAGATGCACTAGTCATCATGCCTACAGGTGGTGGCAAATCCATGTGTTTTCAGATCCCTGCACTGGCACAAGACGGGGTATGCCTAGTCATCTCTCCACTCATCTCGCTGATGCGTGATCAAGTCGAAGCTCTCAAACAAAACGGTGTCACATCTGCCTATCTCAACAGTAGCCTGACAGCCAAAGAACAAAACGAAATCGAGGAGAAATTCCTCTCCGGAGGAATCAAACTCCTGTATGTCTCTCCGGAGAAATTGCTCACACGAGACTTCTTCAACGTGCTCAGGTCTGTCACGCTCAACCTCATCGCCGTAGATGAAGCACACTGTATATCGCAGTGGGGACACGATTTTCGTCCCGAATACACCAAGCTCGACTTCCTCAAGAAGCAGTTCCCTACTGTACCAATCATGGCTCTGACTGCTACCGCGGACAAGTCTACCCGAGCAGATATCGCCAATCAACTTGGTATAGCGCAAGCAAAGACCTTCTTGGCATCTTTTGATCGCCCCAACCTCGACCTAACAGTCCGTGCAGCACAGGGGCGACTAGAGTCTATCATAGGCATGATCAACCGGGCCCCTGACGAATCAGGGATCATCTACTGCCTGAGTAGAAAGAGTTGTGAAAAGGTCGCAGAAAAACTACAAGCAAAAGGCATAGACGCAGACTTCTACCACGCAGGCATGCCTGCCGATGTACGCAACAAAACGCAAGAGCGCTTCATCCGAGACGACCTCAAAGTCGTCTGTGCCACCATTGCCTTTGGGATGGGGATAGACAAATCCAACGTTCGCTGGGTCATCCACTACAACCTACCCAAAAACCTCGAAAGCTACTACCAAGAAATCGGACGTGCAGGCCGTGATGGATTGGACTCCAAGACGCTACTATTTTTTAGCTATGGGGATGTGGTGCAACTCAAGCAATTCATGGAGGGTAGCCCACAAAAAGCACTATTGGAAGCCAAACTACAACGGATGCAGCAGTTCGCCGAGGCAACAACATGCCGTAGACGAGTCCTACTGAGCTACTTCGGCGAACAGCTGGAACACGACTGTGGCAATTGCGATGTATGCCGCAACCCGCCCACATTCATGGATGGTACCATCCTCGCACAAAAAGCCCTCTCTGCCAGTGCTCGTACTCAAGAAAAAGTAGGCATCGGTTTGCTGATCGACATCCTGCGTGCCTCTGGCCGCCAAGAAATATACCAACTAGGGTATCAAAACATCAAGACTTACGGAGCAGGTAAAGAACACAGTTATTTTGACTGGCAACACTTCATCGGTCAGTTCCTCAACCTCGGGCTCTTCGAAATCGCATTTGACAACCACAACATCCTGCGTATAACGGAGCTGGGCAAACGTGCCTTACGAGGAGAAGTACCGGTACAAATCACCAAACCAGAAAGTCTTTCCGAACGCAGCGAAAGGCTCACTCCCGCCAAACCTAAAAAATCTACCCAGCACTCCAACGAGCTATTTGATCGACTCAGATCCCTTCGCAAAAAAATCGCCGAAGAACAACAAGTCCCAGCCTACGTGGTATTCAACGATGCGACGCTTGAGGATATGGCAGCCAAGCGACCAAGCAACGAAGACGAAATGTTGGAGATATCAGGAGTCGGGCAACAGAAAGTCAACCAATACGGGGATCGGTTTGTCCGTGAAATCATTGCCTTCGTCAAAGAGAAAGCCGAACAAGGAGAGAAGATCAAAGGAGCGACACACCTCATCACCTTCGAGCTTCTCAAAGAAGGACTAAGCCCAGAGGAGATCGCTGAGAAACGAAAACTCAATATCGTCACCATCTATTCACATCTCGCTACACTCTACGAGCAAGGTCGAGACATCTCCATCCGCGACTACCTCTCCGATGAGGAAGAAGTCAGAATCACGAAAGGAATAGAAGAGACGGGAGAAACCGAAAAGCTCAAGCCACTATTCGATCACTTCAAAGAAGAAATCCCCTACTACAAACTGAGATTAGCGATAGCGGTTTATAAGAAGAGGCCGTAA